Proteins encoded in a region of the Mycolicibacterium chitae genome:
- a CDS encoding DUF4193 domain-containing protein, translated as MATDYDAPRRSETDEVSEDSLEELKARRNEAQSAVVDVDESETAESFELPGADLSGEELSVRVIPKQADEFTCSSCFLVQHRSRLASEKNGLMICTDCGG; from the coding sequence ATGGCTACCGACTATGACGCGCCGAGGCGCTCCGAGACCGATGAAGTTTCCGAGGATTCGCTCGAGGAACTGAAGGCGCGCCGCAACGAGGCGCAGTCGGCGGTCGTCGATGTCGACGAGTCCGAGACCGCCGAATCGTTCGAACTGCCCGGGGCGGACCTCTCCGGCGAGGAACTGTCCGTTCGCGTGATTCCCAAGCAGGCCGACGAGTTCACCTGTTCGAGTTGCTTCCTGGTTCAGCACCGCAGCCGGCTGGCCAGCGAGAAGAACGGGCTGATGATCTGCACCGACTGCGGGGGCTGA
- the cei gene encoding envelope integrity protein Cei, with protein MVAQITEGTAFDKRGLPFRRRNIYPGVITVAVLAVVTAMVWMIALTRPEDVQDVAVCNPPPAPADGGEAPSLGEQVSRTDMAEVMPAKLAETKINVLNASGQGGQAGDISGALRDLGFAQPTAANDPIYAGARLTCQGQIRFGSNGRAAAAAVWLVAPCTELFQDGRDDDSVDLAIGTEFGALTHSDDIDAVLAGLRPDATEPADSELLSKIHSASC; from the coding sequence GTGGTCGCACAAATCACCGAGGGAACCGCCTTCGACAAGCGCGGATTGCCGTTTCGTCGCCGCAACATCTATCCCGGTGTCATCACCGTGGCCGTTCTGGCCGTCGTCACCGCCATGGTGTGGATGATCGCGCTGACCCGCCCCGAGGACGTCCAGGACGTCGCGGTGTGCAATCCCCCACCCGCCCCCGCCGACGGCGGCGAGGCCCCCTCGCTGGGCGAGCAGGTGTCGCGCACCGACATGGCCGAGGTGATGCCGGCCAAGCTCGCCGAGACCAAGATCAACGTGCTCAATGCCAGCGGTCAGGGCGGACAGGCCGGCGACATCTCGGGGGCGCTGCGCGACCTCGGGTTCGCCCAGCCGACCGCGGCCAACGACCCGATCTACGCCGGCGCCCGACTGACCTGCCAGGGCCAGATCCGGTTCGGCTCCAACGGACGGGCCGCCGCCGCGGCGGTATGGCTGGTCGCCCCGTGCACCGAACTGTTCCAGGACGGGCGCGACGACGACTCGGTGGACCTGGCCATCGGCACGGAGTTCGGGGCGCTGACCCACAGCGACGACATCGACGCGGTGCTCGCCGGTCTGCGCCCCGACGCCACCGAACCGGCCGACTCGGAGTTGCTCAGCAAGATCCACTCCGCGAGCTGCTGA
- a CDS encoding inositol monophosphatase family protein encodes MCCDGTVINTALPAGQDVATLRRVAEALAAEAAEFVRTRRAEVFVTAPVADAVAAKSDPTDPVTIVDTETEALLRARLAELRPGDAILGEEGGGPAQAAAPGAVTWVLDPIDGTVNFVYGIPAYAVSVAAQVDGVSVAGAVAHVSTGEIYSAATGLGAHVTGGGGTVALRCSAVSELGMALVGTGFDYSARRRTEQARLLAALLPTVRDIRRIGSAALDLCLVAAGRLDAHYEHELHAWDWAAGALIAAEAGATVLVPEPGAGSGTGLVVASAPGVADALRAELQRLGAFELLSE; translated from the coding sequence ATGTGTTGCGATGGAACGGTGATAAACACTGCTTTGCCCGCTGGTCAGGACGTCGCGACTCTACGAAGGGTGGCCGAGGCGCTGGCCGCCGAGGCCGCCGAGTTCGTGCGCACCCGCCGCGCCGAGGTCTTCGTGACCGCGCCGGTGGCCGATGCCGTCGCCGCCAAGAGCGACCCGACCGATCCGGTCACCATCGTCGACACCGAGACCGAGGCCCTGTTGCGGGCCCGGCTGGCCGAACTGCGTCCCGGCGACGCGATCCTCGGTGAGGAGGGCGGCGGTCCGGCGCAGGCGGCCGCCCCGGGCGCGGTGACCTGGGTGCTGGATCCGATCGACGGCACGGTGAACTTCGTCTACGGCATCCCGGCGTACGCGGTATCGGTGGCCGCGCAGGTCGACGGGGTCTCGGTGGCGGGCGCGGTGGCGCACGTGTCGACCGGTGAAATCTACTCGGCGGCAACGGGTTTGGGCGCTCACGTCACCGGCGGCGGTGGCACCGTGGCGTTGCGTTGCAGCGCCGTGTCAGAGCTGGGGATGGCGCTGGTGGGCACCGGATTCGACTACTCGGCGCGGCGCCGCACCGAGCAGGCGCGGTTGCTGGCCGCGCTGCTGCCGACCGTGCGCGACATCCGGCGCATCGGGTCGGCGGCGCTGGATCTGTGCCTGGTGGCCGCCGGGCGCCTCGACGCGCACTACGAGCACGAACTGCACGCCTGGGACTGGGCGGCCGGAGCGCTGATCGCCGCCGAGGCCGGCGCGACGGTGTTGGTGCCGGAGCCGGGCGCGGGGAGCGGGACCGGACTGGTGGTGGCCAGTGCGCCCGGGGTCGCCGATGCGCTGCGCGCGGAGTTGCAGCGGCTCGGCGCGTTCGAGTTGCTGTCGGAGTAA
- the ppgK gene encoding polyphosphate--glucose phosphotransferase: MTAQDPRPAPNHGFGIDVGGSGVKGGIVDLDTGKLVGERFKLATPQPATPDAVAETIAAVVAHFDWTGPLGVTYPGVVTEGIVRTAANVDDAWLGTNVAEVISKALGGQSVTVLNDADAAGLAEERFGAGRNNSGVVVLLTFGTGIGSAVIHNGLLLPNTEFGHIEVDGKEAEHRAASSIKERKDWSYERWTKEVTKVLVAVENAIWPDLIIVGGGISRKADKWVPLLGNRTPVVAAALQNTAGIVGAAMAAHGDGTG, from the coding sequence ATGACCGCGCAAGACCCCCGTCCCGCACCCAACCACGGGTTCGGTATCGACGTCGGCGGTAGCGGCGTCAAGGGCGGCATCGTCGACCTCGACACCGGCAAACTGGTCGGCGAACGCTTCAAGCTCGCCACCCCGCAACCCGCCACGCCCGACGCGGTGGCCGAGACCATCGCCGCCGTCGTCGCACATTTCGACTGGACCGGCCCGCTGGGCGTCACCTACCCCGGCGTGGTGACCGAGGGCATCGTGCGCACGGCGGCCAACGTCGACGACGCCTGGCTGGGCACCAACGTCGCCGAGGTGATCAGCAAGGCCCTCGGCGGCCAGTCGGTGACCGTCCTCAACGACGCCGACGCCGCCGGGCTAGCCGAGGAACGCTTCGGCGCGGGGCGCAACAACTCCGGCGTGGTGGTGTTGCTGACGTTCGGCACCGGAATCGGTTCGGCGGTGATCCACAACGGTTTGCTGCTGCCCAACACCGAGTTCGGCCACATCGAGGTCGACGGCAAGGAGGCCGAGCACCGCGCCGCCTCGTCGATCAAGGAGCGCAAGGACTGGTCCTACGAACGCTGGACCAAGGAAGTCACCAAGGTGCTGGTGGCCGTCGAGAACGCGATCTGGCCGGACCTGATCATCGTCGGCGGCGGGATCAGCCGCAAAGCCGACAAATGGGTGCCGCTGCTCGGCAACCGGACCCCGGTGGTGGCGGCGGCGCTGCAGAACACCGCGGGCATCGTCGGCGCCGCCATGGCCGCGCACGGCGACGGTACCGGGTAG
- a CDS encoding RNA polymerase sigma factor produces MAATKATPATDEPVKRTATKASTSGTPAKRAPAKRATKAAGAAKQPAKKAAPRKAAAKAGTSTRSRAKKATAGAVDTDGAAEDLDTDIEDLEAEPGDELEADAELETDDLEELDDEESGAEESGTAAGAKKTKAAKEDDDEDEIAEPSEKDKASGDFVWDEEESEALRQARKDAELTASADSVRAYLKQIGKVALLNAEEEVELAKRIEAGLYATQLMSELVEKGEKLPAAQRRDMQWICRDGDRAKNHLLEANLRLVVSLAKRYTGRGMAFLDLIQEGNLGLIRAVEKFDYTKGYKFSTYATWWIRQAITRAMADQARTIRIPVHMVEVINKLGRIQRELLQDLGREPTPEELAKEMDITPEKVLEIQQYAREPISLDQTIGDEGDSQLGDFIEDSEAVVAVDAVSFTLLQDQLQSVLETLSEREAGVVRLRFGLTDGQPRTLDEIGQVYGVTRERIRQIESKTMSKLRHPSRSQVLRDYLD; encoded by the coding sequence GTGGCAGCGACGAAAGCAACCCCGGCAACCGATGAGCCGGTGAAGCGCACCGCCACCAAAGCCTCCACCTCAGGCACCCCGGCCAAGCGCGCGCCGGCCAAGCGGGCCACCAAGGCCGCCGGCGCGGCCAAGCAGCCCGCCAAGAAGGCGGCGCCCCGCAAGGCGGCGGCCAAGGCCGGTACGAGCACTCGCAGTCGCGCCAAGAAGGCGACCGCCGGGGCCGTCGACACCGACGGCGCCGCCGAGGATCTCGACACCGACATCGAGGATCTCGAGGCCGAACCCGGCGACGAGCTCGAGGCCGACGCCGAGCTGGAGACCGACGACCTCGAGGAGCTCGACGACGAGGAGAGCGGCGCCGAGGAGTCCGGCACCGCCGCGGGCGCCAAGAAGACCAAGGCGGCCAAGGAGGACGACGACGAGGACGAGATCGCCGAGCCGTCCGAGAAGGACAAGGCCTCCGGTGACTTCGTCTGGGACGAGGAAGAGTCCGAGGCGCTGCGGCAGGCCCGCAAGGACGCCGAACTCACCGCCTCGGCGGACTCGGTCCGCGCCTACCTGAAGCAGATCGGCAAGGTCGCGCTGCTCAACGCCGAGGAAGAAGTCGAGCTCGCCAAGCGCATCGAGGCCGGCCTGTACGCCACCCAGCTGATGTCGGAGCTGGTGGAGAAGGGCGAGAAGCTGCCCGCCGCCCAGCGCCGCGACATGCAATGGATCTGCCGCGACGGCGATCGCGCCAAGAACCACCTGCTCGAGGCGAACCTGCGCCTGGTGGTGTCGCTGGCCAAGCGCTACACCGGCCGCGGCATGGCGTTCCTGGACCTCATCCAGGAGGGCAACCTGGGCCTGATCCGCGCCGTCGAGAAGTTCGACTACACCAAGGGCTACAAGTTCTCCACGTACGCCACCTGGTGGATCCGGCAGGCCATCACCCGCGCCATGGCCGACCAGGCCCGCACCATCCGCATCCCGGTGCACATGGTCGAGGTCATCAACAAGCTCGGCCGCATCCAGCGCGAACTGCTGCAGGACCTGGGCCGCGAGCCCACGCCCGAAGAGCTGGCCAAGGAAATGGACATCACGCCGGAGAAGGTGCTGGAGATCCAGCAGTACGCGCGTGAACCGATCTCCCTGGACCAGACCATCGGCGACGAGGGCGACTCGCAACTCGGCGACTTCATCGAGGACTCCGAGGCCGTCGTCGCGGTCGACGCCGTGTCCTTCACGCTGCTGCAGGATCAGCTGCAGTCGGTGCTCGAGACGCTCTCCGAGCGCGAGGCCGGTGTCGTGCGGCTGCGGTTCGGCCTGACCGACGGTCAGCCGCGCACGCTCGACGAGATCGGTCAGGTCTACGGCGTCACCCGCGAGCGGATCCGCCAGATCGAGTCCAAGACCATGTCGAAGCTGCGCCACCCCAGCCGGTCTCAGGTGCTGCGCGACTACCTGGACTAG
- a CDS encoding DUF952 domain-containing protein: MSEPSRELVHLCARSDWAAVPPAGPYRPPSLQEVGFIHLSTPEQVHLPANRLYAGRTDLVLLYLNPELLTAPLRWEPGVPGDPDGMLFPHLYGPLSTAAVRMITPYLPDAEGRFAPLPG, from the coding sequence ATGTCCGAGCCTAGCCGTGAACTGGTCCACCTCTGCGCGCGGTCGGATTGGGCGGCCGTTCCCCCCGCCGGGCCGTACCGGCCGCCGTCGCTGCAGGAGGTGGGTTTCATCCATCTCTCGACCCCTGAGCAGGTGCATCTGCCCGCCAACCGGCTCTACGCGGGCCGCACCGATCTGGTACTGCTGTACCTGAATCCGGAACTGCTGACGGCGCCGCTGCGCTGGGAGCCCGGCGTACCCGGCGATCCGGACGGGATGCTCTTCCCGCACCTGTACGGCCCGCTGTCGACGGCGGCAGTGAGAATGATCACCCCGTACCTGCCGGACGCCGAAGGCCGGTTCGCACCGCTTCCCGGTTAG
- a CDS encoding DUF7455 domain-containing protein: protein MTATLTSPELTRADRCDRCGAAARVRATLPSGAELLFCQHHANEHEAKLVELAAVLETSPVEA from the coding sequence ATGACCGCAACTCTGACCAGTCCCGAATTGACGCGGGCTGATCGCTGCGACCGCTGCGGGGCTGCCGCCCGCGTACGCGCGACGCTGCCGTCCGGAGCAGAGCTGCTTTTCTGCCAGCACCACGCCAATGAGCACGAGGCCAAGCTGGTCGAACTCGCCGCAGTGCTCGAGACCAGCCCCGTCGAGGCGTAA
- a CDS encoding YihY/virulence factor BrkB family protein, translated as MSDQTSKPSRHHIWRVSKRTLSKAWDDSIFSESAQAGFWSVLSLPPLLLGMLGSLAYIAPLFGPDTLATIEDRLISTAGSFFSQNIVTEIIEPTMRDIVQGARGEVVSLGFVISLWAGSSAISAFVDAIVEAHDQTPLRHPVRQRFYALGLYVVGLLIIIVTAPFLALGPRKVAEYIPESWADVLRFGYYPALALGFVIAITILYRVSLPRPLPTHRLILGALLATTVFMIATVGLRIYLSSITRTGYTYGALATPIAFLLFAFFLGFAIMLGAELNNAVEEEWPAPDTHTRQLRSWLEEKANQKNGQRLEPDQPPPREEPSRSTS; from the coding sequence ATGAGTGACCAGACCAGCAAGCCTTCCCGACACCACATCTGGCGCGTTTCCAAAAGGACGCTGTCGAAGGCGTGGGACGACTCGATCTTCTCGGAGTCCGCCCAAGCCGGCTTCTGGTCGGTGCTGTCGCTCCCGCCGCTGCTACTCGGCATGCTGGGCAGCCTGGCCTACATCGCCCCGCTGTTCGGCCCGGACACGCTGGCCACGATCGAGGACCGGTTGATCAGCACGGCCGGCAGCTTCTTCTCGCAGAACATCGTCACCGAGATCATCGAGCCGACCATGCGCGACATCGTGCAGGGCGCGCGCGGCGAGGTGGTGTCGCTGGGCTTCGTCATCTCGCTGTGGGCGGGCTCGTCGGCGATCTCGGCGTTCGTGGACGCCATCGTGGAGGCGCACGACCAGACGCCGCTGCGGCACCCGGTGCGGCAGCGCTTCTACGCGCTGGGCCTCTACGTGGTGGGGCTGCTGATCATCATCGTCACGGCGCCGTTCCTGGCGCTGGGTCCGCGCAAGGTCGCCGAGTACATCCCGGAGAGCTGGGCCGACGTGCTGCGCTTCGGCTATTACCCGGCGCTGGCCCTGGGGTTCGTCATCGCGATCACCATCCTGTACCGAGTGTCGCTGCCGCGGCCGCTACCGACGCACCGGCTGATCCTGGGCGCGTTGCTGGCCACCACGGTGTTCATGATCGCCACGGTCGGGCTGCGCATCTACCTGAGCTCGATCACCCGGACCGGCTACACCTACGGGGCGCTGGCGACACCGATCGCCTTCCTGCTGTTCGCGTTCTTCCTCGGGTTCGCCATCATGCTGGGCGCCGAACTCAACAACGCCGTCGAGGAGGAGTGGCCGGCGCCAGACACCCACACTCGTCAGTTGCGTAGCTGGTTGGAGGAAAAGGCCAACCAGAAGAACGGCCAGCGGCTCGAACCGGATCAGCCGCCGCCGCGCGAGGAGCCCTCGCGGTCTACTTCTTGA
- a CDS encoding DUF3039 domain-containing protein, which produces MQTQTIERPDTDERVDDGTDDDRPKFFHYVKKDKIAESAVMGTHVVALCGEVFPVTKSAKPGSPVCPDCKRIYEQLKK; this is translated from the coding sequence ATGCAGACCCAGACGATCGAGCGCCCAGACACTGATGAACGCGTCGACGACGGGACCGACGACGATCGGCCGAAGTTCTTCCACTACGTCAAGAAGGACAAGATCGCCGAGAGCGCCGTGATGGGCACCCACGTGGTCGCGCTGTGCGGTGAGGTCTTTCCGGTCACCAAGTCCGCCAAGCCGGGCTCCCCGGTGTGCCCGGACTGCAAGCGCATCTACGAACAGCTCAAGAAGTAG
- a CDS encoding DUF3099 domain-containing protein yields MKHSQELGFDDEGRPVLITRAAIPYEEEHRQRVRKYLIMMSCRVPALLLAAWAYSVWQNGWISLGIVAISIPLPWMAVLIANDRPPRRAEEPRRYSPSPHATLAAADYPAIGPTYIDADEPAPEAPRPTESARSDTESPG; encoded by the coding sequence ATGAAGCACAGCCAGGAGCTGGGTTTCGACGACGAAGGTCGGCCGGTACTCATCACGCGCGCAGCCATCCCCTATGAAGAGGAGCATCGGCAGCGCGTCCGCAAGTACCTGATCATGATGTCCTGCCGCGTCCCCGCGCTGCTGCTGGCCGCGTGGGCCTACAGCGTCTGGCAGAACGGCTGGATCTCCCTGGGGATCGTCGCGATCTCCATCCCGTTGCCGTGGATGGCGGTGTTGATCGCCAACGACCGCCCGCCGCGGCGCGCCGAGGAACCCCGCCGGTACTCCCCCTCGCCGCACGCCACACTCGCCGCCGCCGACTACCCGGCGATCGGACCGACCTACATCGACGCCGACGAGCCAGCGCCGGAGGCCCCCCGTCCGACCGAATCGGCGCGCTCGGACACCGAATCCCCTGGCTGA
- a CDS encoding sigma-70 family RNA polymerase sigma factor: MANAAAPRIDRDLDAQSPAADLVRVYLNGIGKTALLNAADEVELAKRIEAGLYAQHLLATRKRLGETRKRALAEVVRDGQAARSHLLEANLRLVVSLAKRYTGRGMPLLDLIQEGNLGLIRAMEKFDYAKGFKFSTYATWWIRQAITRGMADQSRTIRLPVHLVEQVNKLARIKREMHQQLGREATDEELSEESGIPVEKINDLLEHSRDPVSLDMPVGSDEEAPLGDFIEDSEALSAENAVIAELLHTDIRHVLATLDEREQQVIRLRFGLDDGQPRTLDQIGKLFGLSRERVRQIEREVMSKLRHGDRADRLRSYAS; encoded by the coding sequence ATGGCGAATGCCGCCGCACCCCGGATCGATCGCGATCTGGACGCTCAGAGCCCAGCCGCCGACTTGGTACGGGTGTATCTGAACGGTATCGGCAAGACGGCGTTGCTCAACGCCGCCGATGAGGTGGAACTCGCCAAACGGATCGAGGCCGGGCTCTACGCCCAGCATCTGCTGGCGACGCGTAAGCGCCTGGGTGAGACCCGCAAGCGCGCCCTCGCCGAGGTCGTTCGCGACGGCCAGGCCGCCCGCAGCCACCTCTTGGAAGCCAACCTGCGCCTGGTCGTGTCGCTGGCCAAGCGCTACACGGGCCGCGGGATGCCGCTGCTGGACCTGATCCAGGAGGGCAACCTGGGCCTGATCCGCGCCATGGAGAAGTTCGACTACGCCAAGGGCTTCAAGTTCTCCACGTACGCCACCTGGTGGATCCGTCAGGCCATCACCCGCGGCATGGCCGACCAGAGCCGGACCATCCGACTGCCCGTCCACCTGGTCGAGCAGGTCAACAAGCTGGCCCGGATCAAGCGCGAGATGCATCAGCAGCTGGGTCGCGAGGCCACCGACGAGGAGCTGTCCGAGGAGTCGGGCATCCCGGTCGAGAAGATCAACGACCTGCTCGAGCACAGCCGGGACCCGGTGAGCCTGGACATGCCGGTGGGCTCCGACGAGGAGGCCCCGCTGGGCGACTTCATCGAGGACTCCGAGGCGCTGTCCGCCGAGAACGCCGTGATCGCCGAGTTGCTGCACACCGACATCCGGCATGTGCTGGCCACGCTCGACGAGCGCGAGCAACAGGTGATCCGGCTGCGGTTCGGCCTCGACGACGGCCAACCGCGCACGCTGGACCAGATCGGCAAGCTGTTCGGGCTGTCCCGCGAACGCGTCCGCCAGATCGAGCGCGAGGTCATGTCCAAGCTGCGCCACGGCGACCGGGCCGACCGCCTGCGCTCCTACGCCAGCTGA
- a CDS encoding metal-dependent transcriptional regulator yields the protein MNDLVDTTEMYLRTIYDLEEEGVIPLRARIAERLEQSGPTVSQTVSRMERDGLLNVAGDRHLQLTEKGRSLAVAVMRKHRLAERLLVDVIGLPWEDVHAEACKWEHVMSEEVERRLVAVLDNPTVSPFGNPIPGLSELGLGPSDRFEDYNLVRLTELPAGSPVAVVVRQLTEHVQGDIMLISRLKDAGVVPNARVTAIVNPPGEVTIVIPGHENVDLPHEMAHAVKVEKV from the coding sequence ATGAACGACCTTGTAGATACCACCGAGATGTACCTGCGGACGATCTACGACCTCGAGGAAGAGGGCGTGATCCCGCTGCGCGCGAGAATCGCCGAGCGGCTGGAACAAAGCGGGCCGACCGTGAGCCAGACCGTGTCGCGGATGGAGCGCGACGGATTACTGAATGTCGCCGGCGACCGGCACCTCCAACTCACCGAGAAGGGACGGTCGCTGGCCGTCGCCGTGATGCGTAAGCACCGGCTGGCCGAGCGCCTGTTGGTGGACGTGATCGGTCTGCCGTGGGAGGACGTGCACGCGGAGGCGTGCAAGTGGGAGCACGTGATGAGCGAGGAGGTCGAGCGCCGCCTGGTCGCCGTGCTCGACAACCCGACCGTCTCCCCCTTCGGCAATCCCATCCCCGGTCTCTCCGAACTCGGGCTGGGCCCGTCCGACCGGTTCGAGGACTACAACCTGGTGCGGCTCACCGAGCTGCCCGCAGGGTCCCCGGTCGCCGTCGTGGTGCGCCAGCTGACCGAACACGTCCAGGGCGACATCATGCTGATCAGCCGACTCAAGGACGCCGGCGTGGTGCCCAACGCCCGCGTCACCGCCATCGTGAACCCGCCCGGCGAGGTGACCATCGTGATCCCCGGCCATGAGAACGTGGATCTCCCCCACGAGATGGCGCACGCGGTGAAGGTCGAGAAGGTCTAG
- a CDS encoding DUF4192 domain-containing protein, protein MTPKNPDFVLNRPAALIAAVPAVLGFAPQKSLVLVGVDRGQMGAVMRVDLTDCLGGDLDHLVDVASASHADAVIAVIVDAEGAACRLCNDSYRELSEDLGELLADNGVVLLDTHVVDRIAAGGRWHCVDGCGAGGRIDDPSSSPLSVAAVLDGRRLYGSRAELQEVIAVDLERDPAAIARTVAELAAAEQAAPAEDPDVARGRTVRRIIAAMDRLAAGANLTDADLAALAYALTDLIVRDIVYGLAVGEAAARAEALWVLLARGLPGPWRAEALTLLAYSAYVRGDGPLAGVALEQALRVDPTHRMAGLLDDALQSGLRPERIRQLASTGYRLARQLGVELPPRRPPRAAG, encoded by the coding sequence ATGACACCGAAGAACCCCGATTTCGTGCTCAATCGTCCGGCGGCGCTGATCGCCGCCGTGCCCGCGGTGCTGGGCTTCGCCCCGCAGAAATCCCTGGTCCTCGTCGGCGTGGACCGCGGCCAGATGGGCGCGGTCATGCGCGTGGATCTGACCGACTGCCTCGGCGGCGACCTGGACCATCTCGTCGACGTCGCGTCGGCCTCCCACGCCGACGCGGTGATCGCGGTGATCGTCGACGCCGAGGGTGCCGCGTGTCGGCTGTGCAATGACTCCTACCGGGAGCTCAGCGAGGACCTCGGCGAACTGCTCGCCGATAACGGCGTCGTACTGCTCGACACCCACGTGGTGGACCGCATCGCGGCCGGCGGCCGCTGGCACTGCGTCGACGGGTGCGGTGCCGGCGGGCGGATCGACGATCCGTCCTCCTCGCCGCTGTCGGTCGCGGCGGTGCTCGACGGGCGTCGGCTCTACGGCAGCCGTGCGGAGTTGCAGGAAGTGATCGCGGTCGACCTGGAACGCGATCCCGCGGCAATCGCGCGGACAGTAGCCGAACTGGCCGCCGCCGAGCAGGCCGCGCCCGCCGAGGACCCGGACGTGGCCCGTGGTCGTACGGTCCGCCGGATCATCGCGGCGATGGACCGGCTCGCCGCGGGTGCGAACCTGACCGATGCCGACCTCGCGGCGCTGGCCTACGCGCTGACCGACCTGATCGTCCGGGACATCGTGTACGGCCTGGCGGTGGGCGAGGCCGCGGCCCGGGCGGAGGCGCTGTGGGTGCTGCTGGCGCGGGGATTGCCGGGGCCGTGGCGCGCCGAGGCGCTGACCCTGCTGGCGTACTCCGCCTATGTGCGCGGCGACGGACCGTTGGCGGGGGTGGCGTTGGAGCAGGCGCTGCGCGTGGATCCCACGCACCGGATGGCGGGACTGCTAGATGACGCGCTGCAGTCCGGGCTGCGGCCGGAGCGGATCCGTCAGCTCGCCTCGACCGGGTACCGGCTCGCGCGGCAACTCGGCGTGGAGTTGCCGCCGCGGCGACCGCCCCGTGCCGCGGGGTGA
- a CDS encoding proteasome assembly chaperone family protein, with protein sequence MAHVPGHDQPEQTGMYELEFPAPQLSNADGRGPVLLHALEGFSDAGHAVKLAAAHLKEALDTELVASFAIDELLDYRSRRPLMTFKTDRFTDYEDPELSLFALRDSVGTPFLLLAGLEPDLKWERFISAVRLLAERLDVRRTIGLGAIPMAVPHTRPISLTAHANDRELITEHTPWVGEVQVPSSVSSLLEYRMAQHGHEVVGFTVHVPHYLAQTEYPAAAQALLDEVARSAALELPTQALTQAAAEVRAKIDEQVEASAEVAQVVSALEQQYDAFMAAQENRSLLARDEDLPSGDELGAEFERFLAQQSNDGGKDPFADDD encoded by the coding sequence ATGGCTCACGTACCAGGTCACGATCAGCCCGAGCAGACCGGTATGTACGAGTTGGAGTTTCCCGCGCCGCAGCTGTCCAACGCCGACGGCCGCGGGCCGGTGCTGCTGCACGCGCTGGAGGGCTTTTCCGACGCGGGGCACGCGGTCAAGCTGGCCGCGGCGCACCTCAAGGAGGCCCTCGACACCGAGCTGGTGGCGTCGTTCGCGATCGACGAGCTGCTCGATTACCGCTCCCGGCGACCGCTGATGACGTTCAAGACCGACCGCTTCACCGACTACGAGGACCCCGAGCTGTCGTTGTTCGCGCTGCGCGACAGCGTCGGCACGCCGTTCCTGCTGTTGGCGGGCCTGGAGCCGGACCTCAAGTGGGAGCGCTTCATCAGCGCGGTGCGCCTGCTCGCCGAACGCCTCGACGTCCGCCGCACCATCGGGCTGGGCGCCATCCCGATGGCGGTACCGCACACCCGTCCGATCTCGCTGACCGCGCACGCCAACGACCGCGAGTTGATCACCGAGCACACGCCGTGGGTCGGTGAGGTCCAGGTACCCAGCAGCGTCTCGAGCCTGCTGGAGTACCGGATGGCCCAGCACGGTCACGAGGTCGTGGGCTTCACCGTGCACGTGCCGCACTACCTGGCCCAGACCGAATACCCGGCCGCGGCCCAAGCGCTGCTGGACGAGGTCGCCCGCTCGGCCGCGCTCGAGTTGCCGACCCAGGCGCTGACCCAGGCCGCCGCCGAGGTGCGCGCCAAGATCGACGAGCAGGTCGAGGCCAGCGCGGAGGTCGCCCAGGTCGTCAGCGCGCTGGAGCAGCAGTACGACGCGTTCATGGCCGCACAGGAGAACCGTTCGCTGCTGGCCCGCGACGAGGATCTGCCCAGCGGCGACGAACTGGGCGCCGAGTTCGAACGCTTTCTGGCACAGCAGTCCAACGACGGCGGGAAGGACCCGTTCGCCGACGACGATTAG